In Haliscomenobacter hydrossis DSM 1100, the DNA window CATCGAGAAGCAAACTCGGATTGTCAAAGGAAAACCGGGAAGTCCTTGTACAGAAAAACTGTTGAGTTTTAATACCGAATTCACCCAAGAACCCATTTGTACGGCATCGCGTAAGTACCAAAAGTTAAAATTAGCACAAATAACCACCTTACAACTGCCCGAAGCTGAATTCGAAAAGCAAAAATCAGCAGTCCTGGAGAAAGAATGTTTGTGTATCGGCTTAAGTAATTCCGCGGCTTTAGCCCATGGGGTTACGTTTCTGGAAAAACACCAGGCGGTGAACATTTGTCCAGGCCCCAATATTGTGAATTTTTCGAAAGTAGTCCCTTTAAAAACCATGATAGACCACATTTATGGTCGGGTTGATCTGGTCAACAATCCAAGCCGCCCTCACATGTTTATTGCCGAGATGAAATTGTACATCAATTTTTTAAAGGAGCAATTGATCAGTAAATACACTGAACTGGAGGATAGAAAAACCAGAAACTATTTCCGATCTTTTATTGGCAATTTAGCGGACGCAATCGCTTATTATCAAAATCTGCCTAAGCATGCAATGGTGAATCGGCCCTGTTTCGATGCAGAATTGGCAAAGGCGGAAGTGGCCTTGGCGGGAATTAAGGAAACTTATTCGTTTGAGTGAGTTAGAGCATAATGAACGAGGTGTTATGGTTTTTAACAAAACATTAGCATTTTTGCAAGCCGCAATTGTATTACCAAGCGCGTCTTGATGGAAAAGCACTATTGCTCTTCATCAGAACGCTTGTACTATGTTACACCTTTCCCAAAACCTCATTTGCCTAAACTTACTCAGGTACTACTTATGGTTCATCACATTAAGTACATCAATCCCCACAGCTGCGCAAGTACAAAAAGGGCAATTTCACCTTGGTGGGGAGTTCCAAGCCAGTACTAACCTTCAGCAGCAATTTTACATTAACACCAGCATCCAAATCAGTGCAGGCTTGATGACTTCACCCAAATGGAGTATAGGACTTGGGCTGCCCATTCAATACAATGGTGGGAACGGCTACAGCAACATCGTCGTACCCGGCATTGCAACTTTTGTAAGGCGTTACATCGATTTGAAATCCAACTTCTTTCTGATTTTTCATGCTGAATTGGGTTCTACCTTTAATTTTCAAGCATACCGCAAATCCATTGATTTTTCTGCTCGTTTCTCCCCTGCTATCAATTATTTCATTAGTCCTCGTTTTGGCGTAGAAGCCTCTTTCGCAGAAGTCAGCCATTCTTTTCATTCGTACAACACGAATGATTCCAAGCTACAATGGCAGAATAGCAAATTTTGGTTTTACGTCAGGCCTCGTTTCAGCCTACGCTATTATTTCTTAAAAAAAGGCGGTGAAGCCATTGCGCTCAACTATTAATCAACATTTTTTAGGTGATCAAAATTCATAAAAATGAGACTAGTATATCTTTTAAGCATAATCTTTGGCATAATTGCGACGGCTCTAAACGCTCAAACTGGGCTAGAACTGGTCAAAGGGCAAAAGTTCATCAGTGGAGGTTTTTTCATGGATGGAGAAAGGAAAATTTTCAATTCCAATTTTAGATATGAATCCATCGACCGTCAGTTTTCCATGTCAGTATACGCTTATGGGGCTTATTTATTAGATGAACGAACCGCCCTTTTTGTTGGGCCCCGTTTCGGTTATTCTCTGTACAAAGGCAATATCAGTACTCTTGTTTTTCAGGGACTCAATACCGAAGGAGAAGAAGTATATGTACGCAAATATGGGTATTATGAAGACAAATATACCAACATTGGATTAAGCCTAGGTCTTCGGCGCTATTGGTGGCTCAACGACCGCTTCTATGGTGCTTTAACATTAGGCCTAGCAAGCAATTATCTTTGGACCGAATGGGATGAACCTCCACTGGCGCAAGCTGGATCAACTGGAGTGTGGGGCCAAGTTCAACTGGATTTGAGTCTCAAACCTGGAGCAATGTACCTGTTGAGCAAACGTTTTGGTTTAGAGGCCGAACTAGTAGGAGTCAATCTAGGCTACAAAAGTCGACCGGAGCCCGAATACAGTTCAAATATAAGCTTGCAATTGAACAACTCTGATTGGTTAACCCTAGGGTTAGTGTATTTTTTACGCTAAAAATCATCAAAATCATACCTAAGCATGGCACTGGTATTGTCCGGGAATGTTGTCTCCACTTTTCAAAACAATGATTATACCGAACAAGTCACCGGAAAAGCCGAGCTAAACATCTCCACAAAACGACAGTATTATGCACTTAAACTTAACCCAGGTTTGATCTATTTTTTGAGCCCACGTTTTGGTTTAGGAGGGTATTTTGGAGGGTTCACTTTTGCAGGTAGAACCCAAATCGGACAATAATTCAGCTTCTAGTGTTTCCGGCAATTTTTCTACACGCAGGGTATTGGGGATTGGCTTGAATTACTTTTTCAAATAAGTTTACCAGGTCCAAAGCCAATCCGTTTGCAAAGTTAAATCCAACTGCTGTGCGTACAAGGTTTCTCCTTTTTTATACACTCTGCTGTTTTGGTAGCTGCCTTCTTGGCTATCCCAGTAGGTGTGGACTTTTTGTTTGTTCAAATCGACGACCCAATATTCAGATACCCCTACGGCGGCATAAAGGTCTCGTTTCACCTTGTTGTCGTAGTTAAAAGTGGTATCAGACACTTCGATCAGAAGGAATAAATCTGTACTACGAAGCATCGCATTGACATAGTAGTCTGATCTGAATTTGGCCAAAGCGAGGTCTGGTTCAGGTTGAGTAAATTCACTC includes these proteins:
- a CDS encoding Uma2 family endonuclease, with translation MSVQIQRRLFTVSEYNKMAEAGILPERGVELINGEIINMSPIGIRHNAMVSKLNRFLVEQVGQNALVFPQCAFMASEFTQPEPDLALAKFRSDYYVNAMLRSTDLFLLIEVSDTTFNYDNKVKRDLYAAVGVSEYWVVDLNKQKVHTYWDSQEGSYQNSRVYKKGETLYAQQLDLTLQTDWLWTW